A single region of the Zonotrichia leucophrys gambelii isolate GWCS_2022_RI chromosome 9, RI_Zleu_2.0, whole genome shotgun sequence genome encodes:
- the PHC3 gene encoding polyhomeotic-like protein 3 isoform X2, whose amino-acid sequence MGSLRRDSTPVERDAPHRSGGGQATAPGRRLDKRCSAMENEPSTTTCSAPTTSVTSSATSRPPLPQISVYSGSDRHAVQVIQQALHRPPSSAAQYLQQMYAAQQQHLMLQTAALQQQHLSSTQFQSLATVPQASLSGGRQCPSPTGSVTQQSSVSQTSIISRSQSSNTTSSSITQQTMLLGSTSPTLSASQAQMYLRAQMLIFTPATTVAAVQSDIPVVSSSSSSSCQSAATQVQNLTLRSQKLGVLSSSQNGPPKSSSQTQSVCPSKAGSSSKGSSEPPESSRKGESPAPEGRSTAVTRTSSIQHLIAPASYSPLQPHSLVKHQQIPLHSPPPKISHHQLILQQQQQQQQVQPIALQTPPGPEPPPSQHCLPLPSHAPGSAPSHCSPIHIHPPPLTLSPTPSQSAQQSVVVSPPPSHSPSQSPTIIIHPQALIQSQASSLVPAALQAEPAAPAAAAANPARPSQPLSLPQHLPLPPSPAVHIGAVEPPALVSPGQQLVSSTPHQQYPALQSAPIPLAAPPQLSASSTQIQPLPLQSVQSLQVQPEILSQGQVLVQNTLVSEEELPAAEALVQLPFQTLPPPQTVAVNLQVQPSVPIETPVIYQVENVCEEEMPEDSDCVHMARTPTPPTLSPPAITLGNGEALNSEDPLSEHGGLPSVTSSVSASVIKSPSDPSHASIPPPPLLLPAATTRSNSTSLPNSIPSLENKPPQAIVKPQILTHVIEGFVIQEGLEPFPVSRSSLLVEQPAEKRLLVEGQIMSVVCVESDLQNTKHADNSSDTEIEDMIAEEGLDEIENDLLKCEFCGKMGYPNKFLRSKRFCSTSCAKRHSLSCTKKFGLFPSDKTSRWNRKSDSQSLGRRGRRPSGPEGASRDHFLRQLPITYPSAEEDLAPHEDAVPTAMTTRLRRQSERERELRELRMRKVPESIDLLPVVQTDPSVWTVDEVWAFIHSLPGCQDIADEFRAQEIDGQALLLLKEDHLMSAMNIKLGPALKICARINSLKES is encoded by the exons ATGGGCTCTCTCCGACGGGACTCCACACCTGTGGAGCGGGATGCTCCACACCGCAGCGGAGGGGGGCAAGCGACGGCACCCGGGAGAAG GCTGGACAAACGCTGCTCAGCTATGGAGAATGAACCCAGCACAACGACCTGTTCTGCACCCACCACGAGCGTCACCAGCAGCGCCACCTCCCGCCCGCCGCTGCCGCAGATCTCCGTCTACAGCGGCTCCGACAGACATGCTGTGCAG GTTATTCAGCAGGCCTTGCATCGTCCTCCTAGCTCAGCTGCTCAGTACCTCCAGCAGATGtatgcagcccagcagcagcacctaaTGCTGCagactgctgctctgcagcagcagcacttaaGCAGTACCCAATTTCAGAGTCTGGCAACTGTTCCACAG GCAAGCCTGTCAGGTGGGAGGCAATGTCCTTCCCCCACTGGGAGTGTCACTCAGCAGTCAAGCGTGTCGCAGACCTCG ATAATCAGCCGCTCTCAGAGCTCcaacaccaccagcagcagcatcacccagcAGACCATGTTGCTGGGCAGCACCTCTCCCACCCTGAGTGCCAGCCAGGCCCAAATGTACCTACGAGCTCAGATG CTTATTTTTACTCCTGCGACCACTGTGGCTGCTGTCCAGTCTGACATTCCTGTtgtctcctcatcctcctcatcttcctgtCAGTCTGCAGCTACTCAG GTTCAGAACTTGACGCTGCGCAGTCAGAAGCTGGGTGTGTTGTCAAGTTCCCAGAATGGGCcaccaaagagcagcagccaaacGCAGTCTGTGTGCCCCAgcaaggctggcagcagctccaagggcagctcagagcccccagaaagcagcaggaaaggagagagCCCCGCCCCAGAGGGCCGCAGCACGGCCGTCACACGCACCTCCAGCATCCAGCACCTCATTGCACCAG CTTCATATTCTCCATTGCAACCTCACTCTCTAGTAAAACATCAGCAGATCCCACTTCATTCACCACCTCCAAAGATCTCCCATCACCAGCtgatcctgcagcagcagcagcagcagcagcaagtgcAGCCGATTGCACTGCAGACCCCTCCGGGCCCGGAGCCgcctccatcccagcactgcctgccgCTGCCCAGCCACGCGCCCGGCAGCGCCCCGTCCCACTGCTCCCCCATCCACATCCACCCTCCGCCGCTCACGCTCTCCCCCACCCCGTCCCAGTCAGCTCAGCAGTCCGTGGTGGTGTCCCCTCCGCCGTCGCACTCCCCGAGTCAGTCGCCCACCATAATTATTCACCCCCAAGCCCTTATCCAGTCCCAGGCCAGCTCCCTGGTGCCCGCGGCTCTGCAGGCCGAGCCGGCCGCTCCCGCGGCGGCCGCCGCCAACCCCGCGCGGCCCTCGCAGCCGCTCAGCCTCCCGCAGCACCTGCCGCTGCCGCCCTCGCCCGCCGTGCACATCGGGGCCGTGGAGCCGCCCGCCTTGGTGTCCCCGGGCCAGCAGCTCGTGTCCTCCACGCCACACCAGCAGTACCCAGCCCTGCAATCCGCTCCCATCCCTCTGGCGGCTCCGCCTCAGCTCTCGGCATCCTCAACTCAGATTCAGCCGCTGCCCCTGCAGTCTGTGCAGTCTTTACAAGTGCAGCCTGAAATTCTGTCCCAGGGCCAGGTTTTGGTTCAAAACACTTTGGTTTCTGAGGAGGAacttcctgctgcagaggctttgGTCCAGCTGCCATTTCAAACTCTTCCACCGCCACAGACCGTCGCAGTAAATCTGCAGGTGCAGCCGTCAGTTCCGATTGAAACTCCAGTG ATTTACCAAGTGGAGAATGTGTGTGAAGAGGAGATGCCCGAGGACTCGGATTGTGTGCACATGGCCAGAACACCTACACcacccaccctgtccccacctgccATCACCCTGGGCAATGGAGAGGCTCTCAATTCAGAAGATCCTTTGTCAG AACATGGGGGACTGCCTTCAGTGACATCATCAGTCAGTGCCTCAGTAATTAAATCTCCATCTGATCCTTCCCATGCCTCTATTCCACCACCCCCTCTTTTGCTTCCAGCAGCAACGACAAGGAGCAacagcacctccctgcccaATAGCATTCCCAGCCTAGAAAACAAACCTCCCCAGGCTATTGTCAAACCCCAGATCCTGACCCACGTCATCGAGGGCTTTGTCATTCAGGAGGGCTTGGAGCCATTCCCT GTCAGTCGTTCATCTTTGCTGGtggagcagcctgcagagaaGAGATTGCTGGTGGAGGGTCAGATCATGAGTGTGGTGTGTGTTGAATCAGACCTGCAGAACACAAAACATGCAGACAACTCCTCAGACACAGAGATAGAGGATATGATTGCAGAAG AGGGACTGGATGAAATTGAAAATGATCTTCTGAAGTGTGAATTTtgtggaaaaatgggatatCCCAATAAGTTTCTGCGGTCAAAAAGATTCTGTTCCACATCCTGTGCCAAAAG GCACAGCCTTAGTTGCACTAAGAAATTTGGGCTGTTTCCATCAGACAAGACCAGTCGTTGGAATCGGAAGTCAGATAGCCAAAGTCTTGGGCGGCGCGGGCGTCGGCCGAGCGGCCCTGAGGGGGCGTCACGAGATCATTTTCTTAGACAG CTTCCAATTACTTATCCATCTGCAGAAGAAGATCTGGCTCCTCACGAAGACGCTGTTCCGACGGCCATGACCACGCGCCTGCGGAGGCAGAGCGAGAGGGAGCGGGAGCTGCGGGagctgaggatgaggaaagTGCCAGAGAGCATCGACCTCTTGCCTGTGGTGCAGACTGACCCCTCAGTGTGGACTGTCGATGAAGTCTGGGCCTTTATACATTCTCTGCCTG GTTGTCAAGATATTGCAGATGAATTTAGAGCACAAGAAATTGATGGACAAGCTCTCCTTTTGTTGAAGGAGGATCACCTTATGAGTGCAATGAATATTAAGCTTGGACCTGCATTGAAAATCTGTGCACGTATCAATTCCTTGAAAGAATCCTAG
- the PHC3 gene encoding polyhomeotic-like protein 3 isoform X6 gives MGSLRRDSTPVERDAPHRSGGGQATAPGRRLDKRCSAMENEPSTTTCSAPTTSVTSSATSRPPLPQISVYSGSDRHAVQINLSTSPTPAQIISRSQSSNTTSSSITQQTMLLGSTSPTLSASQAQMYLRAQMLIFTPATTVAAVQSDIPVVSSSSSSSCQSAATQVQNLTLRSQKLGVLSSSQNGPPKSSSQTQSVCPSKAGSSSKGSSEPPESSRKGESPAPEGRSTAVTRTSSIQHLIAPASYSPLQPHSLVKHQQIPLHSPPPKISHHQLILQQQQQQQQVQPIALQTPPGPEPPPSQHCLPLPSHAPGSAPSHCSPIHIHPPPLTLSPTPSQSAQQSVVVSPPPSHSPSQSPTIIIHPQALIQSQASSLVPAALQAEPAAPAAAAANPARPSQPLSLPQHLPLPPSPAVHIGAVEPPALVSPGQQLVSSTPHQQYPALQSAPIPLAAPPQLSASSTQIQPLPLQSVQSLQVQPEILSQGQVLVQNTLVSEEELPAAEALVQLPFQTLPPPQTVAVNLQVQPSVPIETPVIYQVENVCEEEMPEDSDCVHMARTPTPPTLSPPAITLGNGEALNSEDPLSEHGGLPSVTSSVSASVIKSPSDPSHASIPPPPLLLPAATTRSNSTSLPNSIPSLENKPPQAIVKPQILTHVIEGFVIQEGLEPFPVSRSSLLVEQPAEKRLLVEGQIMSVVCVESDLQNTKHADNSSDTEIEDMIAEEGLDEIENDLLKCEFCGKMGYPNKFLRSKRFCSTSCAKRHSLSCTKKFGLFPSDKTSRWNRKSDSQSLGRRGRRPSGPEGASRDHFLRQLPITYPSAEEDLAPHEDAVPTAMTTRLRRQSERERELRELRMRKVPESIDLLPVVQTDPSVWTVDEVWAFIHSLPGCQDIADEFRAQEIDGQALLLLKEDHLMSAMNIKLGPALKICARINSLKES, from the exons ATGGGCTCTCTCCGACGGGACTCCACACCTGTGGAGCGGGATGCTCCACACCGCAGCGGAGGGGGGCAAGCGACGGCACCCGGGAGAAG GCTGGACAAACGCTGCTCAGCTATGGAGAATGAACCCAGCACAACGACCTGTTCTGCACCCACCACGAGCGTCACCAGCAGCGCCACCTCCCGCCCGCCGCTGCCGCAGATCTCCGTCTACAGCGGCTCCGACAGACATGCTGTGCAG aTTAACCTCTCCACCTCTCCTACACCTGCACAGATAATCAGCCGCTCTCAGAGCTCcaacaccaccagcagcagcatcacccagcAGACCATGTTGCTGGGCAGCACCTCTCCCACCCTGAGTGCCAGCCAGGCCCAAATGTACCTACGAGCTCAGATG CTTATTTTTACTCCTGCGACCACTGTGGCTGCTGTCCAGTCTGACATTCCTGTtgtctcctcatcctcctcatcttcctgtCAGTCTGCAGCTACTCAG GTTCAGAACTTGACGCTGCGCAGTCAGAAGCTGGGTGTGTTGTCAAGTTCCCAGAATGGGCcaccaaagagcagcagccaaacGCAGTCTGTGTGCCCCAgcaaggctggcagcagctccaagggcagctcagagcccccagaaagcagcaggaaaggagagagCCCCGCCCCAGAGGGCCGCAGCACGGCCGTCACACGCACCTCCAGCATCCAGCACCTCATTGCACCAG CTTCATATTCTCCATTGCAACCTCACTCTCTAGTAAAACATCAGCAGATCCCACTTCATTCACCACCTCCAAAGATCTCCCATCACCAGCtgatcctgcagcagcagcagcagcagcagcaagtgcAGCCGATTGCACTGCAGACCCCTCCGGGCCCGGAGCCgcctccatcccagcactgcctgccgCTGCCCAGCCACGCGCCCGGCAGCGCCCCGTCCCACTGCTCCCCCATCCACATCCACCCTCCGCCGCTCACGCTCTCCCCCACCCCGTCCCAGTCAGCTCAGCAGTCCGTGGTGGTGTCCCCTCCGCCGTCGCACTCCCCGAGTCAGTCGCCCACCATAATTATTCACCCCCAAGCCCTTATCCAGTCCCAGGCCAGCTCCCTGGTGCCCGCGGCTCTGCAGGCCGAGCCGGCCGCTCCCGCGGCGGCCGCCGCCAACCCCGCGCGGCCCTCGCAGCCGCTCAGCCTCCCGCAGCACCTGCCGCTGCCGCCCTCGCCCGCCGTGCACATCGGGGCCGTGGAGCCGCCCGCCTTGGTGTCCCCGGGCCAGCAGCTCGTGTCCTCCACGCCACACCAGCAGTACCCAGCCCTGCAATCCGCTCCCATCCCTCTGGCGGCTCCGCCTCAGCTCTCGGCATCCTCAACTCAGATTCAGCCGCTGCCCCTGCAGTCTGTGCAGTCTTTACAAGTGCAGCCTGAAATTCTGTCCCAGGGCCAGGTTTTGGTTCAAAACACTTTGGTTTCTGAGGAGGAacttcctgctgcagaggctttgGTCCAGCTGCCATTTCAAACTCTTCCACCGCCACAGACCGTCGCAGTAAATCTGCAGGTGCAGCCGTCAGTTCCGATTGAAACTCCAGTG ATTTACCAAGTGGAGAATGTGTGTGAAGAGGAGATGCCCGAGGACTCGGATTGTGTGCACATGGCCAGAACACCTACACcacccaccctgtccccacctgccATCACCCTGGGCAATGGAGAGGCTCTCAATTCAGAAGATCCTTTGTCAG AACATGGGGGACTGCCTTCAGTGACATCATCAGTCAGTGCCTCAGTAATTAAATCTCCATCTGATCCTTCCCATGCCTCTATTCCACCACCCCCTCTTTTGCTTCCAGCAGCAACGACAAGGAGCAacagcacctccctgcccaATAGCATTCCCAGCCTAGAAAACAAACCTCCCCAGGCTATTGTCAAACCCCAGATCCTGACCCACGTCATCGAGGGCTTTGTCATTCAGGAGGGCTTGGAGCCATTCCCT GTCAGTCGTTCATCTTTGCTGGtggagcagcctgcagagaaGAGATTGCTGGTGGAGGGTCAGATCATGAGTGTGGTGTGTGTTGAATCAGACCTGCAGAACACAAAACATGCAGACAACTCCTCAGACACAGAGATAGAGGATATGATTGCAGAAG AGGGACTGGATGAAATTGAAAATGATCTTCTGAAGTGTGAATTTtgtggaaaaatgggatatCCCAATAAGTTTCTGCGGTCAAAAAGATTCTGTTCCACATCCTGTGCCAAAAG GCACAGCCTTAGTTGCACTAAGAAATTTGGGCTGTTTCCATCAGACAAGACCAGTCGTTGGAATCGGAAGTCAGATAGCCAAAGTCTTGGGCGGCGCGGGCGTCGGCCGAGCGGCCCTGAGGGGGCGTCACGAGATCATTTTCTTAGACAG CTTCCAATTACTTATCCATCTGCAGAAGAAGATCTGGCTCCTCACGAAGACGCTGTTCCGACGGCCATGACCACGCGCCTGCGGAGGCAGAGCGAGAGGGAGCGGGAGCTGCGGGagctgaggatgaggaaagTGCCAGAGAGCATCGACCTCTTGCCTGTGGTGCAGACTGACCCCTCAGTGTGGACTGTCGATGAAGTCTGGGCCTTTATACATTCTCTGCCTG GTTGTCAAGATATTGCAGATGAATTTAGAGCACAAGAAATTGATGGACAAGCTCTCCTTTTGTTGAAGGAGGATCACCTTATGAGTGCAATGAATATTAAGCTTGGACCTGCATTGAAAATCTGTGCACGTATCAATTCCTTGAAAGAATCCTAG
- the PHC3 gene encoding polyhomeotic-like protein 3 isoform X4, which produces MENEPSTTTCSAPTTSVTSSATSRPPLPQISVYSGSDRHAVQVIQQALHRPPSSAAQYLQQMYAAQQQHLMLQTAALQQQHLSSTQFQSLATVPQASLSGGRQCPSPTGSVTQQSSVSQTSINLSTSPTPAQIISRSQSSNTTSSSITQQTMLLGSTSPTLSASQAQMYLRAQMLIFTPATTVAAVQSDIPVVSSSSSSSCQSAATQVQNLTLRSQKLGVLSSSQNGPPKSSSQTQSVCPSKAGSSSKGSSEPPESSRKGESPAPEGRSTAVTRTSSIQHLIAPASYSPLQPHSLVKHQQIPLHSPPPKISHHQLILQQQQQQQQVQPIALQTPPGPEPPPSQHCLPLPSHAPGSAPSHCSPIHIHPPPLTLSPTPSQSAQQSVVVSPPPSHSPSQSPTIIIHPQALIQSQASSLVPAALQAEPAAPAAAAANPARPSQPLSLPQHLPLPPSPAVHIGAVEPPALVSPGQQLVSSTPHQQYPALQSAPIPLAAPPQLSASSTQIQPLPLQSVQSLQVQPEILSQGQVLVQNTLVSEEELPAAEALVQLPFQTLPPPQTVAVNLQVQPSVPIETPVIYQVENVCEEEMPEDSDCVHMARTPTPPTLSPPAITLGNGEALNSEDPLSEHGGLPSVTSSVSASVIKSPSDPSHASIPPPPLLLPAATTRSNSTSLPNSIPSLENKPPQAIVKPQILTHVIEGFVIQEGLEPFPVSRSSLLVEQPAEKRLLVEGQIMSVVCVESDLQNTKHADNSSDTEIEDMIAEEGLDEIENDLLKCEFCGKMGYPNKFLRSKRFCSTSCAKRHSLSCTKKFGLFPSDKTSRWNRKSDSQSLGRRGRRPSGPEGASRDHFLRQLPITYPSAEEDLAPHEDAVPTAMTTRLRRQSERERELRELRMRKVPESIDLLPVVQTDPSVWTVDEVWAFIHSLPGCQDIADEFRAQEIDGQALLLLKEDHLMSAMNIKLGPALKICARINSLKES; this is translated from the exons ATGGAGAATGAACCCAGCACAACGACCTGTTCTGCACCCACCACGAGCGTCACCAGCAGCGCCACCTCCCGCCCGCCGCTGCCGCAGATCTCCGTCTACAGCGGCTCCGACAGACATGCTGTGCAG GTTATTCAGCAGGCCTTGCATCGTCCTCCTAGCTCAGCTGCTCAGTACCTCCAGCAGATGtatgcagcccagcagcagcacctaaTGCTGCagactgctgctctgcagcagcagcacttaaGCAGTACCCAATTTCAGAGTCTGGCAACTGTTCCACAG GCAAGCCTGTCAGGTGGGAGGCAATGTCCTTCCCCCACTGGGAGTGTCACTCAGCAGTCAAGCGTGTCGCAGACCTCG aTTAACCTCTCCACCTCTCCTACACCTGCACAGATAATCAGCCGCTCTCAGAGCTCcaacaccaccagcagcagcatcacccagcAGACCATGTTGCTGGGCAGCACCTCTCCCACCCTGAGTGCCAGCCAGGCCCAAATGTACCTACGAGCTCAGATG CTTATTTTTACTCCTGCGACCACTGTGGCTGCTGTCCAGTCTGACATTCCTGTtgtctcctcatcctcctcatcttcctgtCAGTCTGCAGCTACTCAG GTTCAGAACTTGACGCTGCGCAGTCAGAAGCTGGGTGTGTTGTCAAGTTCCCAGAATGGGCcaccaaagagcagcagccaaacGCAGTCTGTGTGCCCCAgcaaggctggcagcagctccaagggcagctcagagcccccagaaagcagcaggaaaggagagagCCCCGCCCCAGAGGGCCGCAGCACGGCCGTCACACGCACCTCCAGCATCCAGCACCTCATTGCACCAG CTTCATATTCTCCATTGCAACCTCACTCTCTAGTAAAACATCAGCAGATCCCACTTCATTCACCACCTCCAAAGATCTCCCATCACCAGCtgatcctgcagcagcagcagcagcagcagcaagtgcAGCCGATTGCACTGCAGACCCCTCCGGGCCCGGAGCCgcctccatcccagcactgcctgccgCTGCCCAGCCACGCGCCCGGCAGCGCCCCGTCCCACTGCTCCCCCATCCACATCCACCCTCCGCCGCTCACGCTCTCCCCCACCCCGTCCCAGTCAGCTCAGCAGTCCGTGGTGGTGTCCCCTCCGCCGTCGCACTCCCCGAGTCAGTCGCCCACCATAATTATTCACCCCCAAGCCCTTATCCAGTCCCAGGCCAGCTCCCTGGTGCCCGCGGCTCTGCAGGCCGAGCCGGCCGCTCCCGCGGCGGCCGCCGCCAACCCCGCGCGGCCCTCGCAGCCGCTCAGCCTCCCGCAGCACCTGCCGCTGCCGCCCTCGCCCGCCGTGCACATCGGGGCCGTGGAGCCGCCCGCCTTGGTGTCCCCGGGCCAGCAGCTCGTGTCCTCCACGCCACACCAGCAGTACCCAGCCCTGCAATCCGCTCCCATCCCTCTGGCGGCTCCGCCTCAGCTCTCGGCATCCTCAACTCAGATTCAGCCGCTGCCCCTGCAGTCTGTGCAGTCTTTACAAGTGCAGCCTGAAATTCTGTCCCAGGGCCAGGTTTTGGTTCAAAACACTTTGGTTTCTGAGGAGGAacttcctgctgcagaggctttgGTCCAGCTGCCATTTCAAACTCTTCCACCGCCACAGACCGTCGCAGTAAATCTGCAGGTGCAGCCGTCAGTTCCGATTGAAACTCCAGTG ATTTACCAAGTGGAGAATGTGTGTGAAGAGGAGATGCCCGAGGACTCGGATTGTGTGCACATGGCCAGAACACCTACACcacccaccctgtccccacctgccATCACCCTGGGCAATGGAGAGGCTCTCAATTCAGAAGATCCTTTGTCAG AACATGGGGGACTGCCTTCAGTGACATCATCAGTCAGTGCCTCAGTAATTAAATCTCCATCTGATCCTTCCCATGCCTCTATTCCACCACCCCCTCTTTTGCTTCCAGCAGCAACGACAAGGAGCAacagcacctccctgcccaATAGCATTCCCAGCCTAGAAAACAAACCTCCCCAGGCTATTGTCAAACCCCAGATCCTGACCCACGTCATCGAGGGCTTTGTCATTCAGGAGGGCTTGGAGCCATTCCCT GTCAGTCGTTCATCTTTGCTGGtggagcagcctgcagagaaGAGATTGCTGGTGGAGGGTCAGATCATGAGTGTGGTGTGTGTTGAATCAGACCTGCAGAACACAAAACATGCAGACAACTCCTCAGACACAGAGATAGAGGATATGATTGCAGAAG AGGGACTGGATGAAATTGAAAATGATCTTCTGAAGTGTGAATTTtgtggaaaaatgggatatCCCAATAAGTTTCTGCGGTCAAAAAGATTCTGTTCCACATCCTGTGCCAAAAG GCACAGCCTTAGTTGCACTAAGAAATTTGGGCTGTTTCCATCAGACAAGACCAGTCGTTGGAATCGGAAGTCAGATAGCCAAAGTCTTGGGCGGCGCGGGCGTCGGCCGAGCGGCCCTGAGGGGGCGTCACGAGATCATTTTCTTAGACAG CTTCCAATTACTTATCCATCTGCAGAAGAAGATCTGGCTCCTCACGAAGACGCTGTTCCGACGGCCATGACCACGCGCCTGCGGAGGCAGAGCGAGAGGGAGCGGGAGCTGCGGGagctgaggatgaggaaagTGCCAGAGAGCATCGACCTCTTGCCTGTGGTGCAGACTGACCCCTCAGTGTGGACTGTCGATGAAGTCTGGGCCTTTATACATTCTCTGCCTG GTTGTCAAGATATTGCAGATGAATTTAGAGCACAAGAAATTGATGGACAAGCTCTCCTTTTGTTGAAGGAGGATCACCTTATGAGTGCAATGAATATTAAGCTTGGACCTGCATTGAAAATCTGTGCACGTATCAATTCCTTGAAAGAATCCTAG